The Conger conger chromosome 11, fConCon1.1, whole genome shotgun sequence genome includes the window GTAACTgccataatttaaaatatagcaACAAAATTCAAGATTTTGAGCACAGAAGAACAAAGGAATGTTGGTTTGAACTGCAATGAATTTGAGGGGTGATGATAGTCAATCCTTTAAAAACTGGATATTATAGGACCAGATAACAGTATGCTTGCACCATCTACTGGTCAATGAATTATAAAACATACACTATAACTGAAGCGGTTGCAAAAAGGCAGCAACACAAAAAATAGGGTCTTAAAAGGGGGCCTTAAAATAGGAAATGTAGGTGGGCGCAGTGCGTGTTGCTAATTTAAATCTTCAAGTCAGTTCCTGAATAAACAAATTAGTCTTGATTGTTCATTTATTCAGGTATATGAAACACCACAAAGAGTTCTCACTgagaaacatttttcaagactGAGAAGCACAGACTACATTAACTGATAGAGAATTATACTTGAAAGGACTACACCGAATTGAGAGAAAACAatactatacagtatatgagaattattacaaataaaaaaatcagcgGAACATGACATACTTGCAGAGAGCTGGGCTTGATACGATTCATTAGTTGTTGATGAGTTCAAAGTAACTGGCAAAATAATAACCAGAAAGTGCTTTCGCGCAGGATTACATCTGTTGTTTCCTCAAGTTCAACTTCATCATTCAGCATACATAAGTGTACTCATAATTATAAAACAGTTTTGTAAGATAGCGATATCTTACTTATGATTATTACAATGACCAAAACAATGCGTTACCGCTACCTCCGAGACCTACCTACTTCGGAGTATCTGCCCAGATGTGAACTTTTCGTTTCCAGATGTTAACCAACAGCTGGCTAAAAGATCtaaaactttttggccacctcTTCAGCGTGATGACAACAGCACCCTTGCCtacccacgcacacactcacctttTCGATACGCGTCAGTCGCACGCGAGGAGGTCCCCATTCCCTGCTGATCTTATCCCTCAGGCTCTGTCCCCTTGGGACGATACTACAGATGCTGATCTTCAACTCAGGGTAAATCACCTCTAATCCCCCGCTGCAAGAACAAGAGTAAACCAAAAAGAATTGCCACAGATTAGCACCCTCGGCTAACAGTACTACACTATATCTGTCCCTCCATTTCTCCACATTATGTGTCAGTGCGCTGCTCTTAAACACCTTTATCGGACAATGGGAACCATCTAATCAACAGCTAATTATTGCAGTCGTGTGCGCACGTTATTTGACGAAGACTTAATTCAAGCTTCACTTCACTACAGTTTCAGGTTTACTAAACAGGCACGACTCTGGTGTTGAGGGAGTTTGAGTGGGCTCGCAGCTTTCAACTGACACCCTTTGATtaaacagtactgtacatttcgcAACTGCAAAGATGCCCACTTATTTCAGACGCAAAAGATATGCTAGTGCTTAATGGATGCTTTTTTGGTGAATCTATTTTACTTTCATTGtaataacaattattgtaataaaaTAGATATGATCGAAATGAAGTGTTTGGAATTGCCACAAATCAGAAGGCAATTCCAGTCGCTGAGTGCCACAGGTCAAGTGGCTTTGTTTCAGCAATACCTCTTAATTGTTCATTTGACGTAATTTATTTGGATTCCAAGTCACCCAGTGATCTGTAGGTTTAAATAATGCAACAGCTTGCTCAGAAGGCGAAGACGGTGCTGTAACTACCTGTCTCTAAAGTAAACAATTCCACAGCTGTACTTACTGACAGAAACCCGCATCGTGCTCGCTCAGAGTTTCTGCACCACACTCTCCTCCACAGACTTCTTGTGTTTTGCACAAACTGACGGTagcacaaagcaaaaaaatatgaagCCTCTTCATGTCGCAGCTGCAAAACAACAACCAACTTGATGCGAATATAGTTTAAAAAAACGTGCACAGAACTATACACTTATATCCCTGTATCCCTTACAATGCAATCTTGAGAGATGACGACGGAGCTGGAATTTTAAAATAGCGTCGTAGCTTGATCTGTATTGGTTTTTAGCATGGTTAATCCTCATGCGCATTTGAAATCGACCAAAATCTTTCTGATCGAGTAAAAAAATACAAGTTTAACATCATGCGCCAAATTGGTTTTAAACTGTTGACCTCGGTAATGATTTCATCCACGCACAATTATTaagcacattttttttaaatggatgttAGCTAGGCTACTACCACCTTATCAAGCGTCTGCTATTCCATTTTCAAGTTAAAATATTCGAGTATTTATTGCAGGACttgaatttttttaaaactcaaGGTCTGCTATCTTAACGCCTTACCCTTGTTTACGATGACTTCATATGATGGAGCTAATTTTAGCGAAATACTACCccatttacccacaatccctaccCCGTCGTAGGAAAGAGCACTGAACTATACGCTATGGGAAAGAGTGGCACTGAAACCATAGGGAACTCGTGGCGCTACAAGCAGATTCATTCGACGCAAATTCGGAGGAGTTGTCATTTCCCCCAAAATGTAGGCTACAAAGAACATCATCTGTAGGCCTATAGCCCAAAAGGTAGGTTATGGCGTGCCAACCTTACTGCATGGATTCCAGGCGACTtagaccctgctgtaaaatccagctatgccagcttgaaaactgaacAGGAGTTGGTtgagctgagtatgagctggtcaaccagcacagCCAAGCTGATGATAAaactggtctagttgggtatgagctggtcaaccaactaaaccatgttgagctgggagatggtctgaactggtcaaccagctaccagctgtttcaaaacctagcctgagcagttttcttcagcagggggGCAATGCATACAGATATAGCAGATGAAATTAACACACAAAAAGGTACCAGACAACATGTTAATTGCTTActcatttaataaataaacattatttacaCATGTTCAAGGACACATGCTACAGAATTCCAGATTTACGGCTCCTAACAAACGATACAAACAAccgttttattatttaattttatgcCTAGAACAACTAAAATGACACTTATATAGTGAAAAGGTCAATTCAGTATAACGTTGAGAAAACATTCAAGTTTTGTATTCAGCCATTAACGTCACAAGGCTTCTTTATTAAAACGATTCTACGCTATAGTGATTGTACAGCATAATCTTTTCCTGGTGCTGCTATAAGCTCCCTTTGGTTTGTGCTTCTCTGCAGCGCTGGTATTAGCACCTAAACACGTGGAGAGGGACTCCAGAAGTTCTgagtaaaaactttttttgttgttgcacttAGCACCTGATGTTTTCTAGTCCAAGCTTTGAGTGTCTCGGCTCCAAAGACTACTGAAGCTCACCTGGCGAGAGTGGGGCGGCATTTGCTGGAGATGCACAGGCGATTCGCACAAGCTCAGCTATATCTTACTGCCTAGTGCACAGAATCGGTTAGcatctatttttaaaaataaaatgtatgggTTCATTACCAACAGCCACAAAACCTCAGGTTGTACCAACTACTTTTAAAGCTTGGACTTACACGCCTTATCCATCATAGGTTGtaatgcgcgcacacacacacacacacacacacacacacacacacacaaatccatctGAAGAACCTAGTagatattcataaataaaaagtgGGGTTTCCTGCATTAATTTGACGTAGCATGTGGTCTGTGTCAGAGGATGGGGTAGAATGGCACAGTTATACAATGGAATACATGTGGGTTCACATTGTGTATGTAtccataaacacattttcacaaacatatactgtacatacatttacCATCATACTGCACACATAATAAATTAAGGCATGAGGTGTCCTGTCTCATGCAGTGCATCAGTTAATGAGAGAAGCCAGTCAAGTGCATTTCTGCTTCATACCATCATCTAGATATCTTGGATTATTATACATACAAAGAAATTCACCCACAAGTCTCAAATGAAAAACTACTTATGGTTTCTTCTCTCTTTGTTAATGTGCACAAATGATACACTCACAATGCTTCCGAGGCATAATGACAACAATAAGAGGATAACACAATGTGCATTATGGCACAAATGCGTAATACATCGCTATCACTTTACTTCCTGTAACATAATATGGTACAACTTAGCCCATAAGACTTACTGTTGTCAGCCTGGTGACTGAATTACAATGGAGTTATTTAAATACAACTGGGTTGTAATGGAATACCACAATACAAAGCGAAATCGTACAGACCTCACAAAAAGGAGGGACAAGTCTAACTGGGACACACTACAGGTAACTGCAGCTATAAacaatcattttatttcttcatcttTCCATTGGTATCAACAACAAAACTGACCCCAGACATCcctttactgtactgtatgtgtgtgcctttccTTTTCATTTACTCTAAAAACAATACTGTTAACAACTGCGTTTAGTTTTTTTACCCATCTGTAACTTTAATATCACAGTTTTAGTCTTGCACATGCCTTCTACTTTTGCCTTTGAGCAGTCAAGCAGAAACATTTCCAGATAGCGTTTAGATTTTCAATGGAAATCCATAGCATATGAAGTAAATTGTGCAAGTAGTTTTTGCACACTTCATAAATGTGTCACTACGTGCATGTAAATGCAATTCAtgttgtgcatgtgcatacaaGGTGCAAGGGAGTGTGCCGTACTGTTAATATAAAAATAGGGATTATCATACACTTTATTACAAGCACATAACGTTATCGCTTTAAATGGGCATGAGTAACACATCAAGTATGGTTGCTATACATCAGGTACGTGTTggtattttttaaaactttttttcttttttcatttgctcAGTAGGCAACTGCCTACAGTTTTCATCAACACTGCACGGCAACACATGCCTTAGGAAGAGCCTATGGGCTTAAAAAACAGTCCACTGAACAATAAACCTGAATAAACGACAACAACATCAAGAAAAGAAATAGTCCAGTCTTGCCTTCCAAGCCAACAGCATCTAATTTTTACATTGCTCATAAAGCACTGCAAGACAACTGACCTTCTTTCCAAAGACAGCTGAGAAGatcacagatatatatatatatattaaaagaaaacactttATTGAACTTCTTGAAAGTGTACACTGAGTTGACTGCACTTGATTTTAACAAGATACTGGAGAGGTTCATGATTCTCACAGATGAACTCATTCTGGATTTCCTGGGCAATGCTCCAGTGTCCATCTGTCTCCACATGGTTGGTGCTAACGTAGGGGGCCATGAGACACTGTTGAGGCTTCAGTGCTATCTGTGGTGTTCCTGACTCAGGCTCTCATCAGCACAGTGGTAAATATGACTTTCTGTGGGGAGTTCTCAAATggtgatgaggaggaagagggagatgaACAGGCTCAGGCATGAGGCAGACCTCCATGTGAGCATCATCAGCGCCGCCaacaaaatggcaaataaatCGGTCTACTTttctattattcttttttaaattcagaataAACCTTTGGTTACTCTCATCTTTGCACAGCACAGGTTCACTTAGAAGAACCTTCCCAGAAGAACCAATCACTACTTTTGCCACTGCTTTGAAAAACACTGTCTTAGTGTTacctctttttttatatatatatttttacattttgttagcACAGAAGATGTTCTTGCTGAGAGTGGTGTTTGCCAATGAAACCTGCAAAATAAACCTGTGCAGCTGTAGGTGTCAGATAAATTGCACAAGCCTTAAGAATGTACAATTtgcagcttaaaaaaaaaaaaagaaacctgaTTTCATAGTGCAAAACATATCGAAATAAACATTCaatcatttcaaaacagaaacacaagatTTCGTTTTCAGTGAAATTACAAGAGTAAAAGGCTGACGTGACAGAAGTTCCCTTGACTCCAGACCATTAACTGGCTTTAAAAAGTCTTCTGTAGAGCATGTGTGACTTGCCACATTACTAATAGAAGCCCTTTTTCTGGCACGGGGACACAGACTAAGATACTGTACAGACAGCACACggggcacacacactatcacttCCACATCAGAGCCACCACTTAACACAAAACGCCCACATGTATAGAAACATCACAACCAAGAATTCAAAGCTTCGGCTTTTCCTTCAAGATCAATTCAGAACTCTTGACTGTTGTTTAGGAGTGTGAAGAGTGTCTTTAATGTTACTCTTTTCGCTCAAAGTAATTGCCTAATCAGCAAGACTTCAAGCTGCAGTGTTGGAccaattacatccattttgtttGATCAAGATACTATGTCTGTGTCCTTGAGGTCCACTGGTTGAACAGTAGCTTAGACAGTGATAATATTGGCATGGGAGTTGTTATTAAGTGTTTTCTGAAATCAATGTTGAACGGCTGAGActtgttttgctgtttttttgctGGTTGTCTGTCTTTGCTGTTTGTTCTGTTGCAGCTGATAAGCATTTGGTTATCAATTTCAAGAACAGACAAGTCCAGGAGCCACCATGCAAACTTTCTTGAGGTTATTCAGGTTTCACTCCATCTGGTGGTGACTGTAGAAATAACAGCAATATACTGTCAGCATCAGTTATTGGCTGCACTTCCTCCAAACAGGACATCAGGCATCCAGAGTCTGAAGATGTAGGCAAAGTTTGAacatctctgtgctctgtcaAACTGTGCAGGAGTGAGGGCATAAATCtcccagcagcaaaaaaaacaaaacaaaacaaaaaacagccttGAACAACTGTACCACTTTCCCCTTCACAGCATGAGAGATCTCTTGGACCTGGGAAAGCACAGCTCCGTTGCAGACACAGCTATGGAGAGGATGGGCCTGAATGAGCTCGCTGGCACCAGCCTTGGTGAAACGTCACAATCCACACCCATCCCTCCGGTTTCTAGATTTGTGCCCAGCACCTCCTCATGAAACCGTTCAGACTACAGCTGAGGAaccagaagaggaggaggtggaggtggagggaaGGTTCCAGAAGAGCCACTTGCGCTTGCATTGGCGTTTCTGGTACAGGTAGTCCTCCTTCTCCCGCTCCTTTCGCGCTCTCTGGTAGTGATCATCCTCTTTCAGGTACCACACTGGAGGCCAGCGGTGCTTCTCAAAGTAGTCCTGGTTCTCTGGACGACACACAGCAAGAGAGGATCAAGACACCGAAaactacaacagcagaaaacagaaatgtgttcttttgacCACCCCCTAAAAGTTTCAGTTTGATACATCTAAATCCCAGCACAGAACAAGGATTTGGGCAACTTTGAGACACTCAGCAATGTTTAAAACTGACAACTCGTGATTGGACTACTTGAATCACCTGCAACGGCAAGCGCCAGGATCAGACGTTGCGACGGGCAGTTGCTGCTGCAACACCTCTGCAACATTCTGAAATGGTTTGGTCACGTCACAAATCTTTGTTCTGAACTGTGCTATATGACCAAACCTTTCCTTTCAGAGATCTGCACATTAGAACAGGCCAACAATTCAACACATGCTGTTTACCAAAGAGCAAAGAGCCAACttgaaagtttttttgttgGCCATTGCTGGTGGCCAGTCAAAATGGCCCATTAAGAAAAATTGCATTAGTCCAACACTGGGCCAATGAGTCATGTTTACCAGGGTCTGTAATGTACTGTTGTGTACCTGGGGACTTGGCCTTCATGTCTCTGGGGAATTTGCGACAAACACTGTTGTAGTTGGTGCAGATGTGATGAAGGCACCAGTTAGTGAGCTGATGGGCACAGTGGAACTGccaaggggagggagggaaggacagagagagaaagagagatcacATAGCCCACCGTGAGGGAGAAAATCACAAGAACATTTCCCCGTTTTGTAGCTACTAGCACATTCAAAAACCCATGCTTTACATTCTCAAAAAATGATTTACAGCAGCATCAGCTATATTCACAAACATCCCAATTGAACATATGCTCTGAGTTGCTTGAAATATTGGTCGACTGCAATGCTGTGCAATACAATTGTGTTTGCTAAGGCATTTTATGTAATGACTTAGTCCTTGGTGAGCGCTCAAAGGAAGCAGAAAGTGAAGGATTACAGTCCAGCCTGCTTCCCTGCAGTTTTAGTGCTCTGACTTGGCTAGTTTTGAGACGAGAGTCAGCAATGAGAGCTCTGAAAAACCATCCCATGCGACCACCTTGGACAACCACCCCACTGGACAAAGGCATCGGACAGCCTGGCATATACCAAAGGCGCTGTAGCCCTCATACCTGAGCCATCTCGAGGTACACCAGCACATCCCCGTCGATATCAGCCCCCATCATGGCGGCCTCCATTAGAACTGTGACTGTGTACAGCTCTGAAATAGATAGCACATTCCTCAATGGCATTCAGCCCTGTCTCCTGGCAACCACATTGGATCCTGGCTCAACTCTATTTCTACACACATTTCATGAAAGCACTAGCAACACAAGGTCCATGCAGCACCAAGCACCATGAAAGATAAAACTGTTAATTGGGATGGCATTGtatagcactttatttggtatttattggacttatttttgctttactttttgattggtcttctgctgctctagcctatccacttagaggtttgctcttctgcatactactgttgtaatgtgtggttatttgcgttattgtcaccttcctttcagctttgaccagtctggcccttctcctctggcctctctccttaacaatgcgtttttgcccactgaactgctgctcactggatgttttttgtttttccaaccattctctgcaaactctcaaGACAGCtgcgcatgaaaatcccaggagatcagcagtttctgagatagtcaaaccaccctgtctggcatcatccacagtcaaagtcactctgacatttggtctgaaaaacagctcttgacaatgtctgcatgcttttatgcatttagttgctgccacatgattggctgattaaatatttgcattaacaagatggtgtacaggtctatctaataaagtggtcactgagtgtatggttCTACCTGTAAGGGCCACCAGGTGAGGCAGGCATAGGCGGTTGGCCAGGACGATAAGCTCCATGGCGTCCAAGTCGGGCCGTGAACAGAAGCGTCCGGTGTACAGGTACTCCAGCACTGCCCGCATACAGCTGCGTGTTGTGTTGGGGAACAGAACCTGGGGATCAGGCACACAAGTTATAAGTCTCTGCCTCttcacacacaaaatccaggtCCCCAAGATGATACTGTGTTCTCCCCATCAAGAATGTGAAAGGTCCACCTCTTTAGTGCAGCTCTCCACAAAGGGCCCCCCAAACATGGCTGCCATCCAGTCACAGCTGGAGATGAGCAGAGGCTTGTGGGCCAGGATGGTGCCATCATCCAATTTGAAGACCACATCTGAAACACATGCACCAGGCTGCACCATCACACATCCATCCACAACCGTACAAAAGTCACCTGTGATGGTGTAGTCCACACTTCTTAAACTACTTTTTACAAGGGGCCATATTCTTTTAAATAATGGTGCTTATGGGTCAAATATCTGCCATACTGTTTAATTAATAGTGTATGAAAAATGTTCCATACGTTGAGTGGATGTACAACATACATTCttgaattcattattaataCTATTGCTTTCACTTACTATTGTGTCACATAGAGCCGCGTACATTATATGATTTTCTCACGGGTTGCAACGTTGGGATTGAGGATGCCCTCTCACACTTTACGAGGCCAGACTGTGATAACTGATCGGATGACAGCATAAAATCTGAACCATGAATCGAAAGTCTggccttggttttcttttttcccaggtaattagctgaacaactAGTGCCACTGAAGGACTGTCTTcactcctgactcccaggtaatggGAGGGTGAAAAACCAGCAGTTACCGGACCTCAAGGATTTTATGAACCCTGGCGCAGACCAGACGGGCTCCCGACCAGATCAGAAAAACATCATACATGGAACTACCTCCAGACAGGTCAACAGGAATCTAAACACAGAATCCACTCCCAAGACCTTGCACACCTGACAAACTTTTTGACATGCGAAAGAACAATCAGAAGACTGTAAACCAGACGGATCAGGTCAGAACGGTATCTCACACCTAGGACGTAGCAATGTTAAGACCTAATGTTTTTCTTAAGATTTGCTCGTGTCTGAAAAAACTGTGTTGCAAGTCGTATAACGCCCGCCCTAATCAGAGATATGTTGACACTGCGAATGCAGACCATGTCAATAGCTAAAGGTCAAGAATATGTCTATGGCATGCTGCATTTGGCCCTTGAGCCACTAACAGAGTAGCCCTGGTGTAGACCACTGTAAGAACCCTTCAGACATGCCTCAGTGTTAGAGCTGGCATGCTGATGGCTCTTATTGTCAGAGAGACACTGATTTATATAACCTGAAAATGACAGCACAATAAGTCCTCAGTGGGCGGTTTGCATTGAGCATTAAAGCTTTTCAGAATACCGCGTTCTTTCATTTCAGCATCTTCATTTATCCTTAGTAAATGCAAATATCATGTTTAATGCATATACTGCACCCCGGTCCACCCACACAGACCACCAGGCATCCGAGCAAACCTCAGTGGAAAACTGTAATCATTTTCTGAACACTAACATGTTAACAAAAACAGCTCACACCTGAATGCTATATGCCAGTACTTTCACATATTTCCCCCTTCTGTTAcactgtaaagcatctttgtgacagtcctctgtgaaaagtgcgatacacataaaaataaaattgattttgcATATCACCGGATGCAAACAATGCCCTTTTGCTCAGCATAAGAATTTTCTATCTTCAGTATGACTGGCTGTCTAAAGTTAAGAATAACAATGCACATAAGCTCTCCTGTTTGAGAAGAACATGCACTTACAGGTGCATGGAATATTTAGAATTGGACAAAGTGAAcagtaagaaaaagaaaatgggtcCCCAGACTCTAGGGATTATTTCCATATGCCTATTTGATGCATATCTGATGGCACATTCTCAAGACTCCTCATTCGGAATGTGAGATACATTCGGATCTGTAACCACAAGGTTATGTGAGCCTGAGCAAAACCTGTTCATTGCCTGTGATAAAAATATAGTAGAATAATTAACGGATGAGTAGTCTATGAATTACTACTCGAATTGGAATTACTCCAAGTATTTTTGTAGGCTCTGTCGATTTGTCCTCAAGAGGCCTAGATTTTCTTCCTGGAAAGTGTGTTTGCACTTCTCACCTGAGAACGTGCCCTTGGCCAGGCACTCCTTAACCCTATTGGTGCGGCGCACGTGAAAGGCCTTGGTGATCTCCTGATTCATGAAGGCCTCGTTGTTGAGGATGTTGGCCACCATCATGCGCAGGTCGAAGACCTCCAGCAGCTCGGCGATGTGGGCGATGTGCATCAGCTCCTTCTCGTGTTCGTCCAGCTGCCCTGTGTACAAGTACCGCAGCACCGCGCGAAAGGGCCCTAGCTGCACCGAGGGGTCCATGCGCACCACCGTCATCAGCCTGGGGTTGTAGGTGACGGGGTCGTCCACCAGCTCCTCCTGGATGCTGACGAAGGCGCGGCTCCAGGCGGACAGCATCCTCCCCCGCCGGTCTCCGCCTCTCAGGGTGCCGTCGCTGGTGCAGGCGCGTAGGCCGGCCCGGCTGCCATCCTCGCTGCTCTCGCACACGTCGAAGCTGGCCGCCCGCATCAGCAGCTCCCGCCCGctgaggggcggggggcggtgAGGCCGCGCCTCCTCCTCGCTCTCCTGGGAGCACAGGTCCATGATGAACAGGTCGTAGAACTTGGAGGAGGCGGTGGCCAGGTAGATCTTGTGGGCGAAGATGCGCTGGCGCTCCTGGAGGACCAGCACTACGTCGGCGCAGAGGGGGTCCTCCAGCAGGCGGCCGGGGTGCTCCtcggtggaggaggggggcgggggcacgGTGATGATGGGCGGCGGGGGCTTGGGCGGGAGGAAGGGAGCCTGCAGGAGTGGACGCTGCACGTTGCGGAGGTGGGACTTCCAGAACTGCAGGTGGCGGCGCGAGATGAGCGCGGCTCGGATGGCGTTGTCGAAGACGTCCTTCACCCCGAACTGCGCCACCACGCTCGTCTCGTAGTACGGCACGCCCAGCTCCTTGGCCACCTCGCGGCCCTTCTCCGGTGCCAGGATCTCATTGGACTTAATTGGTCTGTAATGCagaaaaaacaggaaagagCATGACTTGTAAATGGCAGCcaattacaaaatgtaatactCGTACTCAGATAATTGCAGGTACATAATATCTATTAAATCACAGTGTTTGCGTTAAATGCTCATGGCTACAGAGAATATTTAATTGAGTTACATTTTTAGCTAATTAGATTCTCCCAAAAATAGTGCAGTAATTGACAGGTAGGTTACATGGTGTCCTATATGCTACAAATGAGAACAGTACTGCTCTTAAATGTCTCACGAAAGTCACAGACTAGTCACTCTAAACTTAGAATTGGTATCATCGGTATAGAATAACTCAAATGTACTCcaatgtgggaaatgtagttcccATCTTAGGAGAGCCTGAAAATGCATGCAGTGACTGTTTACCTGGCTAGGGGGCGCCGTGCCCTGTTCACAGCCTCC containing:
- the LOC133139869 gene encoding rho-related BTB domain-containing protein 2-like isoform X1, which codes for MGIASSFRFQTSASPMHHFILLRSQLMDSDMDYERPNVETIKCVVVGDNAVGKTRLICARACNATLTQYQLLATHVPTVWAIDQYRVCQEVLERSRDVVDDVSVSLRLWDTFGDHHKDRRFAYGRSDVVVLCFSIANPNSLHHVKTMWYPEIKHFCPRAPVILVGCQLDLRYADLEAVNRARRPLARPIKSNEILAPEKGREVAKELGVPYYETSVVAQFGVKDVFDNAIRAALISRRHLQFWKSHLRNVQRPLLQAPFLPPKPPPPIITVPPPPSSTEEHPGRLLEDPLCADVVLVLQERQRIFAHKIYLATASSKFYDLFIMDLCSQESEEEARPHRPPPLSGRELLMRAASFDVCESSEDGSRAGLRACTSDGTLRGGDRRGRMLSAWSRAFVSIQEELVDDPVTYNPRLMTVVRMDPSVQLGPFRAVLRYLYTGQLDEHEKELMHIAHIAELLEVFDLRMMVANILNNEAFMNQEITKAFHVRRTNRVKECLAKGTFSDVVFKLDDGTILAHKPLLISSCDWMAAMFGGPFVESCTKEVLFPNTTRSCMRAVLEYLYTGRFCSRPDLDAMELIVLANRLCLPHLVALTELYTVTVLMEAAMMGADIDGDVLVYLEMAQFHCAHQLTNWCLHHICTNYNSVCRKFPRDMKAKSPENQDYFEKHRWPPVWYLKEDDHYQRARKEREKEDYLYQKRQCKRKWLFWNLPSTSTSSSSGSSAVV
- the LOC133139869 gene encoding rho-related BTB domain-containing protein 2-like isoform X2; this translates as MEVVTAYYESQLMDSDMDYERPNVETIKCVVVGDNAVGKTRLICARACNATLTQYQLLATHVPTVWAIDQYRVCQEVLERSRDVVDDVSVSLRLWDTFGDHHKDRRFAYGRSDVVVLCFSIANPNSLHHVKTMWYPEIKHFCPRAPVILVGCQLDLRYADLEAVNRARRPLARPIKSNEILAPEKGREVAKELGVPYYETSVVAQFGVKDVFDNAIRAALISRRHLQFWKSHLRNVQRPLLQAPFLPPKPPPPIITVPPPPSSTEEHPGRLLEDPLCADVVLVLQERQRIFAHKIYLATASSKFYDLFIMDLCSQESEEEARPHRPPPLSGRELLMRAASFDVCESSEDGSRAGLRACTSDGTLRGGDRRGRMLSAWSRAFVSIQEELVDDPVTYNPRLMTVVRMDPSVQLGPFRAVLRYLYTGQLDEHEKELMHIAHIAELLEVFDLRMMVANILNNEAFMNQEITKAFHVRRTNRVKECLAKGTFSDVVFKLDDGTILAHKPLLISSCDWMAAMFGGPFVESCTKEVLFPNTTRSCMRAVLEYLYTGRFCSRPDLDAMELIVLANRLCLPHLVALTELYTVTVLMEAAMMGADIDGDVLVYLEMAQFHCAHQLTNWCLHHICTNYNSVCRKFPRDMKAKSPENQDYFEKHRWPPVWYLKEDDHYQRARKEREKEDYLYQKRQCKRKWLFWNLPSTSTSSSSGSSAVV